The Naumovozyma dairenensis CBS 421 chromosome 1, complete genome genome includes a region encoding these proteins:
- the PCL1 gene encoding Pcl1p (similar to Saccharomyces cerevisiae PCL1 (YNL289W); ancestral locus Anc_3.70) — translation MSSYSKALPILMKAPVTDDIIRFLTNATLKVLPASNYPSPPSSPNDEYQPRLPSLMTFITNLVRYTNVYTPTLLTTVCYLNKLKRLLPKDATGLPSTIHRIFLACLILSAKFHNDSSPLNKHWVKYTDGLFTLEDVNLMERQLLQLLDWDLRVSEDDLLIDLEMLLEPIREDLERSRRRRILSNTNNNKKRLPSFNDGYISPISSRPTSPNSYQQPNQKFYNLQRNVSVASNLSSSSTLIGSMNDLKRFTNVRTNSNTQLEKLNSMNDSQKRQSWDLEQVMNQYGF, via the coding sequence ATGTCAAGTTACAGTAAGGCGTTGccaatattaatgaaagcTCCTGTCACTGATGACATAATAAGGTTTCTAACAAATGCCACTTTAAAAGTCTTACCTGCATCGAATTATCCATCTCCACCAAGTTCACCAAATGATGAATACCAACCTCGTCTTCCCTCTTTAATGACATTCATAACGAATTTGGTTAGGTACACAAATGTCTACACACCAACCTTATTAACTACCGTTtgttatttaaataaattaaaacgTCTATTACCAAAGGATGCAACTGGTTTACCATCTACTATCCATCGTATCTTTTTAGCATGTCTCATATTAAGTGCTAAATTCCATAACGATTCATCTCCGCTAAATAAACATTGGGTCAAATATACTGATGGTTTGTTCACTTTAGAAGATGTCAATCTAATGGAAAGACAACTATTACAATTATTAGATTGGGATTTAAGAGTTagtgaagatgatttacTAATTGATCTAGAGATGTTATTGGAACCAATTAGAGAAGACTTAGAAagatcaagaagaagaaggattTTATCTAACACcaataacaacaagaagagaCTACCCTCTTTCAACGATGGTTACATTAGTCCAATTTCAAGTAGACCAACATCTCCAAATTCATATCAACAACCCAATCAAAAATTCTATAACTTACAAAGAAATGTGTCGGTTGCATCCAATTTAAGTTCGAGTAGTACGTTAATTGGAAGTATGAATGATTTAAAGAGATTCACAAATGTGAGGACGAATAGTAATACTCAGTTAGAGAAATTAAATAGTATGAATGATTCACAAAAGAGACAAAGCTGGGATTTGGAACAAGTTATGAATCAATATggattctaa